From a single Rhizobium lusitanum genomic region:
- a CDS encoding lysophospholipid acyltransferase family protein, with the protein MGRPIEWLAKPASVAIVLFARAVTAVRAIWPESGVPSERCVYFANHSSHGDFILIWTVLPPRLRQRTRPVAGADYWLKSKLNSFIGRDVFNAVLIERDREARTEDPIEQMAAAIDAGSSLILFPEGTRNLTDAPLQPFKSGLYHLAMARPDIDLIPVWINNLNRVMPKGEFVPIPLICTVTFGEALRIGADEEKADFLARAQAALLALSPKQVGHGE; encoded by the coding sequence ATGGGCAGGCCGATAGAGTGGCTTGCGAAACCGGCATCTGTTGCGATCGTACTGTTCGCGCGGGCCGTTACTGCTGTCAGGGCGATCTGGCCCGAGAGCGGTGTTCCGTCAGAGCGATGCGTCTATTTCGCCAATCATTCCAGCCATGGCGATTTCATCCTGATCTGGACCGTGTTGCCGCCGCGGCTGCGTCAGCGCACGCGGCCGGTCGCCGGTGCCGACTACTGGCTGAAGTCGAAATTGAACAGTTTCATCGGCCGCGACGTCTTCAATGCCGTTTTGATCGAGCGTGATCGCGAGGCGCGAACGGAAGATCCGATCGAGCAGATGGCTGCGGCGATCGACGCCGGCTCTTCGCTGATCCTTTTCCCCGAGGGCACGCGAAACCTGACGGATGCGCCATTACAGCCGTTCAAGAGCGGGCTTTATCATCTGGCGATGGCGCGTCCCGATATCGATCTCATTCCCGTCTGGATCAACAATCTCAACCGCGTCATGCCCAAGGGTGAGTTCGTGCCCATTCCGCTGATCTGCACGGTGACTTTCGGCGAGGCGTTGCGGATCGGCGCTGACGAAGAGAAGGCGGACTTTCTGGCGCGTGCGCAAGCGGCGCTTTTGGCTTTGTCGCCCAAGCAAGTGGGGCACGGTGAATGA
- a CDS encoding outer membrane protein, translated as MMKSLIGAVAALLVGTSAFSADLYTPEPAQQTPEVAVSQSSGWYLRGDVGYAFTKLRGSNYFQGSNSSLVDFDSAKLSGNMTLGGGVGYQVNNYLRTDVTLDYLFKSNFKGSTTGDCGGCGPGFTAVPATSRDRASLTAYSLLANAYVDLGTYSIFTPYVGGGLGGTYVKWSNLKNTSCSDANPDSCDGSVSHNGRGSWRFTYALMAGTSIDLSCNLKADVGYRYRHIEGGNMFGYAENGGPGYDKGINLHEARIGARYTFGGCQTASYMPPADIPVQPVYK; from the coding sequence ATGATGAAATCTCTAATTGGGGCCGTTGCCGCCCTGCTGGTTGGCACGTCTGCCTTTTCCGCAGATCTCTACACGCCTGAGCCGGCGCAGCAGACACCCGAAGTGGCCGTCAGCCAATCCAGTGGTTGGTATCTGCGCGGCGATGTCGGCTACGCCTTCACCAAGCTGCGTGGCTCGAATTACTTCCAGGGTTCCAACTCCAGCCTGGTGGATTTCGACAGTGCCAAGCTCAGCGGCAATATGACGCTCGGCGGCGGTGTCGGCTACCAGGTCAACAACTACCTGCGCACGGACGTGACGCTGGACTATCTCTTCAAGTCCAATTTCAAGGGCTCGACGACCGGCGATTGCGGTGGCTGCGGTCCTGGCTTCACTGCCGTGCCGGCAACCTCGCGTGATCGCGCGTCTCTCACGGCTTATAGCTTGCTTGCCAATGCCTATGTTGATCTTGGCACATACAGCATCTTCACGCCTTACGTCGGCGGCGGTCTCGGCGGTACTTACGTCAAATGGAGCAACCTGAAGAATACTTCCTGCTCCGACGCCAATCCGGACTCCTGCGACGGCAGCGTCTCGCATAATGGCCGTGGCAGCTGGCGCTTCACTTACGCGCTGATGGCCGGCACCTCCATCGACCTCTCGTGCAACCTCAAGGCTGACGTCGGATATCGCTATCGTCATATCGAAGGCGGCAATATGTTCGGCTATGCGGAAAACGGCGGTCCCGGCTACGACAAGGGTATCAACCTGCATGAAGCCCGCATTGGCGCCCGCTATACTTTCGGCGGCTGCCAGACCGCCAGCTACATGCCGCCGGCCGATATCCCGGTCCAGCCGGTCTACAAGTAA
- a CDS encoding phosphatidate cytidylyltransferase, protein MSAASSDLIHLVLGIFGVLIVASVIGYVLQQRLSPDGSNAAIENLNARIKAWWVMVILIGVAFLAGRAGVILLFAFCSFAALREFITLISTRRADHWALAAAFFIALPVQYYLLWAEQYGIYAIFIPVYAFLLMPIIAVLRGDTERFLIRIAEVQWALMICVFCASHVPALLTLHIPGYEGRNVLLIAFLVIVVQLSDVLQYVWGKLFGRTKIAPKLSPSKTVEGFVGGVASATLIGAALWWITPFTPLQAGLLAFIITIMGFFGGLVMSAIKRDRGVKDWGHLIEGHGGLIDRLDSVVFSAPIFFHLVRYWWVVS, encoded by the coding sequence ATGAGTGCGGCAAGCTCTGATCTGATCCATCTGGTTCTCGGCATTTTCGGCGTGCTGATCGTCGCGTCCGTCATCGGTTATGTATTGCAGCAGCGGCTGTCGCCGGATGGATCGAATGCGGCGATCGAAAACCTCAATGCCCGCATCAAGGCCTGGTGGGTGATGGTCATCCTGATCGGTGTCGCCTTTCTGGCGGGCCGCGCCGGCGTCATCCTGCTCTTTGCCTTCTGCTCCTTTGCGGCGCTGCGCGAATTCATCACGCTGATCAGCACCCGGCGCGCCGACCATTGGGCGCTCGCCGCTGCTTTCTTTATCGCTCTGCCGGTGCAATATTATCTGCTCTGGGCTGAGCAATACGGCATCTACGCGATCTTCATCCCGGTCTACGCCTTCCTGCTGATGCCGATCATCGCGGTCTTGCGCGGCGATACCGAGCGCTTCCTGATCCGCATCGCCGAAGTGCAATGGGCGCTGATGATCTGCGTTTTCTGCGCCTCGCATGTGCCGGCATTGCTGACCCTGCATATTCCCGGCTACGAAGGTCGCAACGTCCTTTTGATCGCCTTCCTCGTCATCGTCGTGCAGCTCAGCGATGTGCTGCAATATGTCTGGGGCAAGCTGTTCGGGCGCACGAAGATTGCGCCGAAGCTGTCGCCATCTAAAACGGTGGAAGGCTTTGTCGGCGGTGTCGCCAGCGCGACGCTGATTGGCGCGGCGCTGTGGTGGATCACGCCGTTCACGCCGCTGCAAGCCGGGCTGCTTGCCTTCATCATTACGATCATGGGCTTCTTCGGCGGCCTGGTGATGTCGGCGATCAAGCGCGATCGTGGCGTCAAGGATTGGGGGCACCTGATCGAAGGTCATGGCGGGTTGATCGACCGTCTGGATTCCGTCGTCTTCTCCGCGCCGATCTTCTTTCATCTAGTCCGCTACTGGTGGGTGGTGTCATGA
- a CDS encoding CDP-alcohol phosphatidyltransferase family protein, translated as MAGEGTGDRRPLASRNTRWAQGLARRMTALSVTPNQISQASMVMAALAGGSFWLSGQEDSELRILFLILAALFCQLRLLCNLLDGMVAVEGGKGEPDGPFWNEFPDRIADILIFAGVGYGIATPGLGWAAAAFAVLTAYVRELGRATGNPSDFGGPMAKQHRMATITAAALLSILEVLWNGGTWVLTVALWIVAVGAAVTALRRGLNLIRQLKAKH; from the coding sequence ATGGCGGGCGAAGGGACAGGCGACAGGCGGCCGTTGGCCAGCCGCAATACACGCTGGGCGCAGGGATTGGCACGACGGATGACCGCGCTGTCGGTGACGCCGAACCAGATATCGCAGGCAAGCATGGTCATGGCGGCACTGGCCGGCGGTTCCTTCTGGCTGTCGGGGCAAGAGGATAGCGAATTGCGCATCCTGTTCCTGATCCTTGCGGCGCTCTTCTGCCAGCTTCGGCTGTTGTGCAATCTGCTTGACGGCATGGTCGCCGTCGAGGGCGGCAAGGGTGAGCCGGATGGGCCGTTCTGGAATGAATTCCCGGACCGCATCGCCGATATCCTGATCTTCGCCGGTGTGGGCTATGGCATTGCCACTCCCGGCCTTGGCTGGGCTGCTGCCGCCTTTGCCGTTCTCACCGCCTATGTCCGCGAACTCGGCCGCGCCACCGGCAACCCCAGCGATTTCGGCGGGCCGATGGCCAAGCAGCATCGCATGGCGACGATCACAGCCGCAGCACTGCTCTCCATTCTCGAAGTGCTCTGGAACGGCGGAACCTGGGTGCTGACCGTCGCACTCTGGATCGTCGCTGTCGGGGCGGCAGTGACGGCACTGCGGCGCGGGCTCAACCTCATTCGGCAGCTGAAAGCGAAGCACTGA
- the mnmA gene encoding tRNA 2-thiouridine(34) synthase MnmA, with protein sequence MNTLDFDKKPEDTRVVVAMSGGVDSSVVAGILKRQGYDVLGITLQLYDHGAAVHRAGSCCAGQDIDDARRVCETIGIPHYVLDYEKRFRETVINPFAESYVAGETPIPCVSCNQTVKFADLLATAKELGADALATGHYIRSRPNPSADHPGRRALYRPADADRDQSYFLFATTQEQIDYLRFPLGGMPKAETRALAEEMGLVVAKKADSQDICFVPQGKYSDVIAKLKPNAALAGEIVHLDGRVLGRHEGILHYTIGQRRGIGVATGDPLYVVYLDARSRRVIVGPKEALETHRVYLRDVNWLGDEPLLVAASGEGFACYVKVRSTRPPEPAVLRADRSGIYVDLTVGEAGVAPGQACALYSAPGDDARVYGGGFIERSEREPMAEASLKALLASPVAA encoded by the coding sequence GTGAACACACTGGATTTTGACAAGAAGCCGGAAGACACCCGCGTCGTCGTCGCCATGTCGGGCGGCGTCGATAGCTCTGTCGTCGCCGGCATTTTGAAGCGCCAGGGCTATGATGTGCTCGGCATCACGCTGCAGCTCTACGATCACGGCGCCGCCGTGCACCGCGCCGGCTCCTGCTGCGCCGGCCAGGATATCGACGATGCCCGCCGGGTCTGCGAGACGATCGGCATTCCGCATTATGTACTCGACTACGAGAAGCGTTTCCGCGAGACGGTGATCAATCCCTTCGCCGAAAGCTATGTCGCCGGCGAGACGCCGATCCCTTGCGTCTCCTGCAACCAGACCGTCAAGTTCGCCGATCTGCTGGCGACCGCCAAGGAGCTAGGCGCCGATGCGCTGGCAACCGGCCATTACATCCGTTCGCGCCCGAACCCGTCTGCGGATCATCCCGGCCGCCGCGCGCTCTATCGCCCTGCTGATGCCGACCGCGATCAGAGCTATTTCCTGTTCGCGACGACCCAGGAACAGATTGATTATCTGCGCTTTCCGCTCGGCGGCATGCCGAAGGCGGAGACCCGCGCGTTGGCCGAAGAGATGGGCCTCGTTGTCGCCAAAAAGGCTGACAGCCAGGACATCTGTTTCGTGCCGCAGGGAAAATATTCCGACGTCATCGCCAAGCTGAAGCCGAATGCGGCGCTGGCCGGCGAGATCGTCCATCTCGACGGCCGCGTGCTCGGTCGGCATGAAGGCATCCTGCATTATACGATCGGCCAGCGTCGCGGCATCGGCGTTGCCACCGGCGACCCGCTTTACGTCGTCTACCTCGACGCCCGCTCGCGCCGCGTCATCGTCGGCCCGAAGGAGGCGCTGGAAACGCACCGCGTCTATCTGCGCGACGTCAACTGGCTCGGCGATGAGCCGCTGCTGGTGGCTGCGTCCGGCGAAGGCTTTGCCTGTTACGTCAAGGTCCGCTCCACCCGGCCGCCGGAGCCCGCCGTGCTGCGCGCCGACAGAAGCGGTATCTATGTCGACCTGACGGTCGGCGAAGCCGGCGTCGCGCCCGGACAGGCCTGTGCGCTCTACTCCGCCCCCGGCGACGACGCCCGCGTCTATGGCGGCGGCTTCATCGAACGTTCCGAACGCGAACCGATGGCTGAGGCGTCGCTGAAGGCATTGCTGGCGAGCCCGGTCGCGGCCTGA
- a CDS encoding glycosyltransferase family 25 protein — MPTQPLPVYLINIDRATDRLAEIQRQSDEHGIRIERVNGVDGALLPQEQWVDVDHERFQRRHGRVILPGEYGCYRSHLLALRQFLAGGSQSAIIIEDDIALDGDLLARTVAAQEAAPNAEVIKLVNHRWGGFRATARSHRGDVIGRCLFGPQGSTACYLVTRTGAEKIVKSLAIMSLPWDVAVERGWDMRTSIFTTRVNIVGFSPLQRTTMIGWRRDYRAAKSTALRRIPAHLFRTLDFFRRIAYVLRAP; from the coding sequence ATGCCCACGCAGCCTCTGCCCGTCTACCTCATCAACATTGATCGGGCGACGGACAGATTGGCGGAGATTCAACGGCAGAGCGATGAACACGGCATCAGGATCGAGCGCGTTAACGGCGTCGACGGCGCTCTGTTGCCGCAGGAGCAGTGGGTCGATGTCGATCACGAGCGATTCCAGCGCCGGCATGGCAGGGTCATCCTGCCCGGTGAGTATGGCTGCTACCGCAGTCATCTTCTGGCACTGCGACAGTTTCTGGCGGGAGGCAGTCAATCCGCCATCATCATCGAAGACGACATAGCACTGGACGGCGACCTCCTGGCCCGCACCGTGGCGGCGCAAGAGGCGGCCCCGAATGCCGAGGTCATCAAGCTGGTCAATCATCGTTGGGGTGGTTTCCGTGCCACGGCCCGCAGCCACAGGGGAGACGTGATCGGCCGCTGCCTCTTCGGCCCGCAGGGATCGACGGCCTGCTATCTCGTGACACGCACCGGCGCGGAAAAGATCGTCAAATCGCTCGCCATCATGTCCCTGCCCTGGGATGTCGCCGTCGAGCGCGGCTGGGACATGCGGACGTCCATCTTCACCACGCGCGTCAACATCGTCGGTTTCAGCCCATTGCAGAGAACCACGATGATCGGCTGGCGCCGCGACTATCGCGCCGCGAAATCCACCGCCTTGCGGCGTATTCCGGCACATCTTTTCCGCACTTTGGATTTCTTCCGTCGTATCGCATACGTGCTTAGGGCGCCGTAA
- the serA gene encoding phosphoglycerate dehydrogenase, producing the protein MAPRVLVSDELSETAVQIFRDRGVEVDFQPQLGKDKDRLLEIIGNYDGLAIRSATKVTEKIIEAAKNLKVVGRAGIGVDNVDIPAASRRGIIVMNTPFGNSITTAEHAIALMFAVARQLPSADASTQAGKWEKSKFMGVEITGKTLGVIGAGNIGSIVIARAIGLKMHVVAYDPFLSKERAEEMGVTKVELDELFARADFITLHVPLTDKTRNIIDADALAKIKPGVRIINCARGGLVDEAALAAAIKSGHVAGAAFDVFEVEPAKESPLFGLPNVVCTPHLGASTTEAQENVALQVAEQMSDYLVRGAVSNAINMPSITAEEAPLLKPFIKLADVLGAFVGQVTDDPIKEIEILYDGVTAGMNTKALTSALLAGLIRNQVADVNMVSAPIMIKEKGIVLAEVKRDKTGVYDGYIKLTVTTDSMSRSVAGTVFSDGKPRFIQIKGINLDADVGNHMVYIANTDVPGMIGFIGTTLGAANVNIANFQLGRDNQGGDAIALLYVDGPINDEVLGKLTAHQAIRQAKPLVFNVD; encoded by the coding sequence ATGGCACCTCGCGTTCTCGTATCCGACGAATTGTCGGAAACCGCCGTCCAGATCTTCCGCGATCGCGGCGTCGAAGTCGATTTCCAGCCGCAGCTTGGCAAAGACAAGGACAGGCTGCTGGAGATCATCGGCAATTATGATGGTCTCGCCATCCGTTCCGCCACCAAGGTGACCGAGAAGATCATCGAAGCGGCGAAGAACCTCAAGGTCGTCGGTCGCGCCGGTATCGGCGTCGACAATGTCGATATCCCGGCCGCCTCGCGCCGCGGTATCATCGTCATGAACACGCCCTTCGGCAATTCGATCACCACGGCCGAACACGCCATCGCGCTGATGTTCGCCGTTGCCCGCCAGCTTCCGTCTGCCGACGCCTCGACCCAGGCCGGCAAGTGGGAGAAGTCGAAGTTCATGGGTGTCGAAATCACCGGCAAGACGCTCGGCGTCATCGGCGCCGGCAATATCGGCTCGATCGTGATTGCCCGCGCCATCGGCCTGAAGATGCACGTCGTTGCCTATGACCCGTTCCTCTCCAAGGAGCGTGCCGAGGAAATGGGCGTCACCAAGGTCGAACTCGACGAGCTTTTCGCCCGTGCCGACTTCATCACGCTGCATGTGCCGCTGACGGACAAGACCCGCAACATCATCGACGCCGATGCGCTTGCCAAGATCAAGCCGGGCGTGCGCATCATCAACTGCGCTCGTGGCGGTCTGGTGGATGAGGCAGCGCTTGCCGCCGCCATCAAGTCCGGCCATGTCGCCGGTGCTGCCTTCGACGTCTTCGAGGTCGAGCCCGCCAAGGAAAGCCCGCTGTTCGGCCTGCCGAATGTCGTCTGCACGCCGCATCTCGGCGCGTCGACCACGGAAGCGCAGGAGAATGTCGCTTTGCAGGTGGCCGAGCAGATGTCGGATTATCTCGTCAGGGGCGCGGTGTCCAACGCCATCAACATGCCCTCGATCACCGCAGAGGAAGCGCCGCTCCTGAAGCCGTTCATCAAGCTCGCCGACGTTCTCGGTGCCTTTGTCGGCCAGGTGACGGACGATCCGATCAAGGAAATCGAGATCCTCTATGACGGCGTCACCGCCGGCATGAACACCAAGGCGCTGACGAGCGCGTTGCTGGCTGGTCTCATCCGTAACCAGGTTGCCGACGTCAACATGGTTTCGGCGCCGATCATGATCAAGGAAAAGGGCATCGTGCTTGCCGAAGTCAAGCGCGACAAGACCGGCGTCTATGACGGTTACATCAAGCTGACGGTCACTACCGACAGCATGAGCCGCTCGGTCGCCGGCACCGTCTTCTCCGACGGCAAGCCGCGCTTCATCCAGATCAAGGGCATCAATCTCGATGCCGATGTCGGCAACCACATGGTCTACATAGCCAATACCGACGTTCCCGGCATGATCGGCTTCATCGGCACGACGCTTGGCGCGGCTAATGTCAACATCGCCAACTTCCAGCTGGGCCGTGACAATCAGGGCGGCGACGCCATCGCGCTGCTCTATGTCGACGGTCCGATCAACGACGAGGTTCTGGGCAAGCTGACCGCTCACCAGGCGATCCGCCAGGCCAAGCCGCTGGTGTTCAACGTCGACTAA
- a CDS encoding phosphoserine transaminase, translating to MTKLAKPDIRPNNTHFSSGPCSKRPGWSLDALSDAPLGRSHRAKVGKAKLKQAIDLTRDILDVPTDYRIGIVPASDTGAVEMALWSLLGERGVDMLAWESFGAGWVTDVVKQLKLKDVRKLEAGYGELPDLSAVDFDRDVVFTWNGTTSGVRVPNADFIPADRKGLTICDATSAAFAQDLDFAKLDVVTFSWQKVLGGEGAHGVIILSPRAVERLTTYQPAWPLPKIFRMTSGGKLIEGIFTGETINTPSMLCVEDYIDALLWAKGLGGLKALIGRADANAKVIHDFVAANDWIANLSAKVETQSNTSVCLKIVDKDVSALDDDGQANFAKGLVALLEKEGVAYDVGHYRDAPSGLRIWAGATIEAADMQKLMPWLSWAFETQKATLSQAAA from the coding sequence ATGACTAAGCTCGCCAAGCCGGACATCCGTCCGAACAATACCCATTTTTCTTCTGGCCCCTGCTCTAAGCGCCCCGGTTGGTCGCTCGATGCTCTTTCCGACGCGCCTCTCGGCCGTTCGCACCGTGCGAAAGTCGGCAAGGCCAAGCTGAAGCAGGCCATTGATCTTACCCGTGACATTCTGGACGTGCCTACGGACTACCGCATCGGCATCGTTCCCGCTTCCGATACCGGCGCCGTCGAAATGGCGCTCTGGTCGCTGCTCGGAGAGCGCGGCGTCGACATGCTCGCCTGGGAAAGCTTCGGCGCCGGCTGGGTCACCGATGTCGTCAAGCAGCTGAAGCTCAAGGACGTCCGCAAGCTCGAAGCCGGTTACGGCGAGCTGCCCGATCTTTCCGCTGTCGATTTCGACCGCGACGTGGTCTTCACCTGGAACGGCACCACATCCGGCGTCCGCGTCCCGAACGCCGATTTCATCCCCGCTGACCGCAAGGGCCTGACGATCTGCGACGCCACCTCGGCGGCTTTCGCTCAGGACCTCGACTTCGCCAAGCTCGATGTCGTCACCTTCTCCTGGCAGAAGGTTCTGGGCGGCGAGGGCGCGCATGGCGTCATCATCCTTTCGCCGCGTGCCGTCGAGCGTCTGACAACCTATCAGCCCGCCTGGCCACTGCCGAAAATCTTCCGCATGACCAGCGGTGGCAAGCTCATCGAAGGCATCTTCACCGGCGAGACGATCAATACGCCGTCGATGCTCTGCGTTGAGGACTATATCGACGCGCTTCTCTGGGCCAAGGGCCTCGGTGGTCTCAAGGCTTTGATCGGTCGCGCTGACGCAAACGCCAAGGTCATCCATGACTTTGTCGCCGCCAACGACTGGATCGCCAATCTCTCCGCCAAGGTCGAGACGCAGTCCAACACTTCCGTCTGCCTGAAGATCGTCGACAAGGATGTCTCCGCTCTCGATGATGACGGTCAGGCGAATTTCGCCAAGGGTCTGGTCGCACTTCTGGAAAAGGAAGGCGTCGCCTATGACGTCGGCCATTATCGCGACGCACCGTCGGGCCTGCGCATTTGGGCTGGTGCCACGATCGAAGCCGCCGACATGCAGAAGCTGATGCCCTGGCTCTCCTGGGCTTTCGAAACGCAGAAGGCAACGCTCTCCCAGGCTGCTGCCTGA
- a CDS encoding outer membrane protein, which yields MIRFDALALATMMASAFAGTAFASDLPPEIKMPEVSVKDARGWYVRGDFGYAVNASHGDTTFRTYDATSGDYSSGRFDSDRFSGDFSGGLGVGYQFNDLLRADLTGDYFSGDYDGRVSSATSCSGGAGGTGCSTKARSSFKAGSLMVNGYVDLGTLAGFTPYVGAGLGATRISWSSVNAVGSCVDGVSACGSSSVSTRYPGDSDWRLTYALMAGVAYEVAPNVKLDLGYRFSHVAGGDMFGYSAADSAAGAGGTMGRDGALSRHEIRVGLRITTW from the coding sequence ATGATCCGTTTCGACGCTTTGGCGCTGGCTACGATGATGGCGAGCGCATTTGCGGGCACTGCCTTTGCGAGTGATCTGCCGCCGGAAATCAAGATGCCGGAAGTGAGCGTCAAGGACGCCCGGGGCTGGTATGTGCGCGGCGATTTCGGCTACGCCGTCAACGCCAGTCACGGCGATACGACCTTCCGCACCTATGATGCTACCAGTGGTGACTACAGCTCCGGCCGATTCGATTCGGATCGCTTCAGCGGCGATTTCTCCGGCGGACTGGGTGTCGGCTACCAATTCAACGACCTGCTCCGCGCCGACCTCACCGGCGATTACTTCAGCGGGGACTACGATGGCCGGGTTTCGAGCGCAACGTCCTGCTCGGGCGGGGCAGGCGGCACGGGTTGCTCCACCAAGGCTCGCTCCTCCTTCAAGGCAGGTAGCCTGATGGTGAACGGCTATGTCGATCTCGGCACGCTTGCCGGCTTTACGCCGTATGTCGGCGCCGGGCTCGGCGCGACCAGGATTTCCTGGAGCAGCGTCAATGCGGTTGGCTCCTGCGTCGATGGCGTCTCCGCCTGCGGTAGCAGTTCGGTCAGCACCCGCTATCCCGGTGACAGCGACTGGCGCTTAACCTATGCCTTGATGGCCGGCGTTGCCTATGAGGTGGCGCCGAATGTGAAGTTGGATCTTGGCTATCGTTTCTCGCATGTCGCCGGCGGCGACATGTTCGGCTATTCCGCCGCTGATTCGGCGGCAGGGGCCGGCGGCACGATGGGCCGCGACGGCGCCTTGTCACGCCATGAAATCCGCGTCGGTTTGCGAATCACCACCTGGTAA
- a CDS encoding helix-turn-helix domain-containing protein, with protein sequence MARAAVGWGVRELAKEAGVAVDTISRLERGEEIMPRTLSAIQGALETAGVVFLDGTYSGSGGPGVRLASPADSPIDTDESETIQYPEFLSGDGGPGSGG encoded by the coding sequence ATGGCCAGAGCTGCCGTCGGCTGGGGCGTGAGAGAATTGGCAAAAGAAGCTGGCGTCGCCGTCGATACAATATCCAGGCTTGAACGCGGCGAAGAGATCATGCCGCGAACGCTCTCCGCCATCCAAGGTGCCCTGGAAACCGCCGGCGTCGTCTTTCTTGACGGCACCTACTCGGGCTCTGGCGGCCCGGGCGTGCGTCTTGCTTCGCCTGCAGACTCCCCTATAGACACCGACGAGTCCGAGACAATCCAATATCCGGAATTCCTATCTGGCGACGGTGGCCCTGGAAGCGGCGGTTAG
- a CDS encoding SH3 domain-containing protein, translated as MMPPGPKTWSKSLTYFRKLYAGLCLALVFLSSATLATPMPIQPVAATARNKGRETGLPIPRYVSLKAHKARMRIGPSTIYATKWIYMKTGLPLEIIDEYGHWRQVRDDTGTTGWMHSALLSGLRTAVVAPWLTTNAMLRSKPETTASLTAELQPRVLLSLHSCTGAWCSVSVREHSMRGYVRQNMLWGAYPGEMFQ; from the coding sequence ATGATGCCACCGGGGCCTAAAACATGGAGCAAGTCGTTGACTTACTTTCGCAAGCTATATGCCGGCCTGTGCCTCGCACTTGTTTTCCTGTCCTCAGCCACGCTTGCCACGCCGATGCCGATCCAGCCCGTCGCGGCCACGGCTCGGAACAAGGGACGGGAGACCGGGCTGCCAATCCCCCGCTACGTATCGCTGAAAGCGCATAAGGCGCGCATGCGCATCGGCCCGTCGACGATCTACGCCACCAAATGGATCTATATGAAAACCGGGCTGCCGCTGGAGATCATCGACGAATACGGCCACTGGCGACAGGTGCGCGACGACACCGGCACTACCGGATGGATGCACAGCGCGCTTCTTTCGGGACTGCGGACAGCAGTGGTCGCGCCGTGGCTGACGACGAATGCGATGCTGCGCAGCAAACCGGAAACAACGGCCTCCCTCACCGCCGAACTGCAACCTCGCGTGCTGCTTTCATTGCACTCCTGCACCGGCGCATGGTGCAGCGTTTCAGTCCGCGAGCATTCCATGCGCGGTTACGTCAGGCAAAATATGCTTTGGGGCGCTTATCCCGGCGAAATGTTCCAATAG